In the genome of Deinococcus sp. KSM4-11, one region contains:
- a CDS encoding xanthine dehydrogenase family protein molybdopterin-binding subunit yields the protein MTTTTYLGKRRKIIDGLEKVRGRARYAGDLTLAGMLHARPVLSPYPHARVRNIDTQAALAVPGVVAVLTGADLNGGRTAYSRPNMILAGEEVVFAGQPVVLVLAQTDAQAADGAALVDIDYEELPAVEDGAQALADDVLVWPKGVPKAETSLASLHGGEAGAEAEHAPTNIDEARTFERGDVEAALSSAHTVVEGTYVNSPVHQSYLEPHAVVAEPGLRPGQVTVYTSTQGQYTVRNEVAGALGLREGDVRVEPMTVGGGFGAKYGITDALVTAAALHTERPVRMVLTRTEDMLTTMPAPGTQITVKLGADADGTIVGLDVHAVIENGVFRFGHAGIIATIIGGMYRCANVRIRTQELLLNRAASGAYRAPGMPQALFALESAVDDLAQQLGTDPLELRVKNAVQAGDATGTGRPWPDIGLHACLEKVREHPLWLARGQTPNEGVGLAIGGWPGAFSPTGAVCRVDTDGTVRLHVGSVDISGVHSSMVLIAAETLDVDPDTIEIVQGTTDSGPYAPGSGGSQITISLSGAVLDASTQVKTQLLDLAARHFEAHRDDVELAQGHARVAGVPDKSISIGKLAALGQRTPGGPGPVVAEGRAALKAGAPGFTAQLVHVRVDPDTGHVTLLGAATIQDVGYALNPMLVEGQMQGGMAQGLGIGLYEGQRFEHGTLGNPNFMEYAFPTATDIPPIDAVLVEQPSEHGPFGARIVGEPPITAGAAALANAIKDAVGVRVTALPVTAEMVWSLMQNA from the coding sequence TGGCGGTGCCGGGCGTGGTGGCCGTGCTGACCGGCGCGGATCTGAACGGCGGGCGCACCGCGTACTCCCGCCCGAACATGATCCTGGCCGGAGAGGAGGTCGTGTTCGCCGGGCAGCCCGTGGTGCTGGTGCTCGCGCAGACCGACGCGCAGGCGGCCGACGGAGCCGCGCTGGTGGACATCGACTACGAGGAGTTGCCAGCGGTGGAGGACGGCGCGCAGGCCCTCGCGGACGACGTGCTGGTCTGGCCGAAAGGAGTGCCGAAGGCCGAGACCAGCCTCGCCAGCCTGCACGGCGGCGAGGCGGGCGCGGAGGCCGAGCACGCCCCCACCAATATCGACGAGGCCCGCACCTTCGAGCGGGGAGACGTGGAGGCCGCCTTGAGCAGCGCCCACACCGTCGTGGAGGGCACCTACGTGAATTCCCCGGTGCACCAGTCGTACCTGGAACCGCACGCAGTCGTGGCGGAACCCGGCCTGAGGCCCGGTCAGGTCACCGTGTACACCAGCACGCAGGGCCAGTACACCGTGCGCAACGAGGTCGCGGGCGCACTGGGCCTGCGCGAGGGTGACGTGCGCGTGGAACCCATGACGGTCGGCGGGGGCTTCGGCGCGAAGTACGGCATCACCGACGCCCTGGTCACCGCCGCCGCCCTGCACACGGAGCGTCCGGTGCGGATGGTGCTGACCCGCACCGAGGACATGCTGACCACCATGCCCGCCCCCGGCACGCAGATCACCGTGAAGCTCGGGGCCGACGCGGACGGAACCATCGTCGGGCTGGATGTGCATGCCGTGATCGAGAACGGCGTGTTCCGCTTCGGGCACGCGGGCATCATCGCCACGATCATCGGCGGGATGTACCGCTGCGCGAACGTGCGGATTCGAACGCAGGAACTCCTGCTGAACCGCGCGGCCAGCGGCGCGTACCGCGCGCCCGGCATGCCGCAGGCGCTGTTCGCGCTGGAGAGCGCCGTGGACGACCTGGCACAGCAACTGGGCACCGATCCCCTGGAACTGCGGGTGAAGAACGCCGTGCAGGCGGGCGACGCCACCGGCACCGGCCGCCCCTGGCCGGACATCGGCCTGCACGCCTGCCTGGAGAAGGTGCGCGAGCATCCGCTGTGGCTGGCGCGCGGACAGACGCCGAACGAGGGCGTGGGCCTCGCCATCGGCGGGTGGCCCGGCGCGTTCTCCCCCACCGGGGCCGTGTGCCGAGTGGACACCGACGGCACCGTCCGCCTGCACGTGGGCAGCGTGGACATCAGCGGCGTGCACTCCTCCATGGTGCTGATCGCCGCCGAGACGCTGGACGTCGATCCGGACACCATCGAGATCGTGCAGGGCACCACCGACAGTGGCCCATACGCGCCCGGCTCTGGCGGCTCGCAGATCACCATCAGTCTGTCCGGCGCAGTGCTCGACGCGAGCACACAGGTCAAAACCCAGCTCCTCGACCTGGCCGCCCGGCACTTCGAGGCGCACCGCGACGACGTCGAGCTGGCGCAGGGCCACGCCCGGGTCGCCGGTGTGCCCGACAAGAGCATCAGCATCGGGAAGCTCGCCGCCCTCGGGCAGCGCACGCCCGGCGGCCCCGGCCCCGTCGTCGCCGAGGGCCGCGCCGCCCTGAAGGCCGGAGCGCCCGGCTTCACCGCGCAGCTCGTGCACGTCCGCGTCGACCCGGACACCGGGCACGTCACGCTGCTCGGCGCGGCCACCATCCAGGACGTCGGGTACGCCCTGAACCCCATGCTGGTGGAAGGACAGATGCAGGGCGGCATGGCGCAGGGCCTCGGCATCGGCCTGTACGAGGGCCAGCGCTTCGAACACGGCACCCTCGGCAACCCGAACTTCATGGAGTACGCCTTCCCCACCGCCACCGACATTCCCCCCATCGACGCCGTGCTGGTCGAACAGCCCTCGGAGCACGGGCCGTTCGGGGCGCGCATCGTGGGTGAACCGCCGATTACGGCCGGGGCGGCCGCCCTTGCCAACGCGATCAAGGACGCGGTGGGCGTCCGCGTCACGGCACTGCCAGTGACTGCCGAGATGGTGTGGAGCCTGATGCAGAACGCCTGA
- a CDS encoding V-type ATP synthase subunit D: MAGQISPTRSALLASKASLKTASGGADLLKRKRDALIGEFFALVKDALAAREQLSGVSKGAYTSLFGAKAWDSPEAVESLSLAGSSDYQIDMQIENLYGVKVPKINVPERTQVSTFSPINVGARTIQASTDFGGVLEAIVKVAGTETKLRRIGEEIKKTSRRVNALEQVVIPGIQDDIRFIRSVLDQREREAGFTQKKIKAKIEAKNKAAREAIAATSHGSAAD, from the coding sequence ATGGCAGGACAGATCAGCCCCACCCGCAGCGCCCTGCTGGCCAGCAAAGCCAGCCTGAAAACCGCGTCCGGCGGTGCCGACCTGCTCAAGCGCAAGCGTGACGCCCTGATCGGCGAGTTCTTCGCCCTGGTCAAGGACGCGCTCGCCGCACGCGAACAGCTTTCGGGCGTCAGCAAGGGCGCCTACACCAGCCTGTTCGGCGCGAAAGCCTGGGACAGCCCTGAAGCCGTCGAGAGCCTGAGTCTCGCCGGCAGCAGTGACTACCAGATCGACATGCAGATCGAGAACCTGTACGGCGTGAAGGTGCCCAAGATCAACGTGCCCGAACGCACCCAGGTCTCGACCTTCAGCCCGATCAACGTCGGCGCGCGCACCATCCAGGCCTCCACCGACTTCGGCGGCGTGCTGGAAGCCATCGTCAAGGTCGCCGGCACCGAGACCAAACTCCGGCGCATCGGTGAGGAGATCAAGAAGACCTCGCGCCGCGTGAACGCGCTGGAACAGGTGGTCATCCCCGGTATTCAGGACGACATCCGCTTCATCCGCAGCGTGCTCGACCAGCGCGAACGCGAGGCTGGATTCACCCAGAAGAAGATCAAGGCCAAGATCGAGGCCAAGAACAAGGCCGCGAGGGAAGCCATCGCCGCCACCAGCCACGGCAGCGCAGCAGACTGA
- a CDS encoding V-type ATP synthase subunit B — protein sequence MTLLQKEYNDVAYISGPLLFVNAASDLAYGAIVNIKDANGKMRGGQVISVSDQNAVIQVFEETRGLDLATASVSLVEDVARLGVSKEMIGRRFDGLGRPIDGLPEVVAERRQSINGQPMNPAARAKPEEFIQTGISTIDVQTSLIRGQKLPIFSGSGLPHNELAAQIARQAKVPGHEGDFAVVFAAMGLTQREVSFFTQEFERTGALARSVLFLNKADDPAVERLLTPRMALTTAEYLAFEHGYHVLVILTDLTNYCEALREIGGAREEIPGRRGFPGYMYTDLASLYERAGVVQGKPGSVTQVPILSMPDDDITHPIPDLTGYITEGQIVVDRTLNSKGVFPPINPLPSLSRLQGNGIGKGKTRADHKNISDQLFAAYANGLDLRKLVAITGEDALTETDKLYLKFADDFETYFIGQGDQDRSIDDSLTVAWGILSKLPQSQLTRISKDSIDKYYGQAMDEMWRGGRSMSV from the coding sequence GTGACCCTCCTACAAAAGGAATACAACGACGTCGCCTACATCTCCGGGCCGCTGCTGTTCGTGAACGCCGCCTCGGACCTCGCGTACGGCGCCATCGTGAACATCAAGGACGCGAACGGCAAGATGCGCGGCGGTCAGGTCATCAGCGTGTCCGACCAGAACGCCGTCATCCAGGTGTTCGAGGAAACGCGCGGCCTCGACCTCGCCACCGCCTCCGTGAGCCTCGTCGAAGACGTGGCCCGCCTGGGCGTGAGCAAGGAAATGATCGGCCGCCGCTTCGACGGCCTGGGCCGCCCCATTGACGGCCTGCCGGAAGTGGTCGCCGAGCGCCGCCAGAGCATCAACGGCCAGCCCATGAACCCCGCCGCGCGCGCCAAGCCGGAGGAGTTCATCCAGACCGGCATTTCGACCATCGACGTGCAGACCTCGCTGATCCGTGGGCAGAAGCTCCCGATCTTCAGCGGCTCCGGTCTGCCGCACAACGAACTCGCCGCGCAGATCGCCCGCCAGGCCAAGGTGCCCGGCCACGAGGGTGACTTCGCCGTGGTGTTTGCCGCCATGGGCCTGACCCAGCGCGAAGTGTCGTTCTTCACGCAGGAATTCGAGCGAACCGGCGCGCTGGCCCGCAGCGTGCTGTTCCTCAACAAGGCCGACGACCCCGCCGTGGAACGCCTGCTGACGCCCCGCATGGCCCTCACGACTGCCGAGTACCTGGCTTTCGAGCACGGCTACCACGTCCTCGTGATCCTCACGGACTTGACCAACTACTGCGAGGCCCTGCGCGAGATCGGCGGCGCCCGCGAAGAAATTCCTGGTCGGCGCGGCTTCCCCGGCTACATGTACACGGACCTGGCGTCGCTGTACGAACGCGCCGGCGTGGTGCAGGGCAAGCCCGGCTCGGTCACGCAGGTGCCGATCCTGTCCATGCCCGACGATGACATCACCCACCCGATCCCCGACCTGACCGGCTACATCACCGAAGGGCAGATCGTGGTCGACCGCACCCTGAACTCCAAGGGCGTGTTTCCCCCCATCAACCCCCTGCCCTCGCTGTCGCGCCTCCAGGGCAACGGCATCGGCAAGGGCAAGACCCGCGCCGACCACAAGAACATCAGCGATCAGCTGTTCGCCGCGTACGCCAACGGCCTCGACCTGCGCAAACTGGTGGCCATCACCGGTGAAGACGCGCTGACCGAGACCGACAAGCTGTACCTGAAGTTCGCCGACGATTTCGAGACGTACTTCATCGGCCAGGGCGACCAGGACCGTTCCATCGACGACAGCCTGACCGTCGCGTGGGGCATCCTGAGCAAGCTGCCGCAGAGCCAGCTCACCCGGATCTCCAAGGACTCCATCGACAAGTACTACGGTCAGGCGATGGACGAGATGTGGCGCGGCGGCCGGAGCATGAGCGTCTGA
- a CDS encoding V-type ATP synthase subunit A encodes MTQNKSGVVQSIAGPAVIAKGMYGAKMYDIVRVGSERLVGEIIRLDGDTAFVQVYEDTSGLTVGEPVQTTNLPLSVELGPGMLNGIYDGIQRPLGKIREASGDFIARGIEVSSLDRQQMWDFTPSVNVGDTVGGSAILGTVPEFSFTHKILTPPDQGGKIAWIAPAGQYNIDQTIAKLDDGTELRMAHYWPVRAPRPVAQKLDPSLPFLTGMRILDVLFPLVMGGTAAIPGPFGSGKTVTQQSVAKYGNADIVVYVGCGERGNEMTDVLVEFPELEDPKTGGPLMHRTILIANTSNMPVAAREASVYTGVTLAEYFRDQGYSVSLMADSTSRWAEALREISSRLEEMPAEEGYPPYLGAKLAAFYERSGAVKTLGGEDGAVSIIGAVSPAGGDMSEPVTQATLRITGAFWRLDAGLARRRHFPAINWNGSYSLFTPILDKWYRANIAEDFPELRQRIGTILQEEASLQEVVQLVGPDALQDNERLIIETGRMLRQDFLQQNGFDPVDASASMPKNYGLMRMFLKFYDQADIALKGGATIDEIIQSPVIEKLARARYTPEDQFAAYADGVLGELDSTFKAVKA; translated from the coding sequence ATGACGCAGAACAAGAGCGGCGTCGTGCAGAGCATCGCAGGCCCGGCCGTAATCGCCAAGGGCATGTACGGCGCGAAAATGTACGACATCGTGCGCGTGGGCAGCGAGCGCCTCGTGGGCGAGATCATCCGCCTCGACGGCGACACCGCCTTCGTGCAGGTGTACGAGGACACGTCCGGCCTGACCGTCGGCGAGCCCGTGCAGACGACCAACCTTCCCCTCTCGGTGGAACTGGGGCCAGGGATGCTGAACGGCATCTACGACGGCATCCAGCGCCCGCTGGGCAAGATCCGCGAGGCCAGCGGCGACTTCATCGCGCGCGGCATCGAGGTGAGCAGCCTTGACCGCCAGCAGATGTGGGACTTCACGCCCAGCGTGAACGTCGGCGACACCGTCGGCGGCAGCGCCATCCTGGGCACCGTGCCGGAATTCAGCTTCACGCACAAGATCCTCACGCCGCCCGACCAGGGCGGCAAGATCGCGTGGATCGCGCCGGCCGGGCAGTACAACATCGACCAGACCATCGCCAAACTGGACGATGGCACGGAACTCCGCATGGCCCACTACTGGCCCGTGCGCGCGCCGCGCCCGGTAGCCCAGAAGCTCGACCCCAGCCTGCCCTTCCTCACCGGGATGCGCATTCTGGACGTGCTGTTCCCGCTGGTCATGGGCGGCACCGCCGCGATCCCCGGTCCCTTCGGGAGTGGCAAGACCGTGACCCAGCAGTCCGTGGCGAAGTACGGCAACGCCGACATCGTGGTGTACGTGGGCTGCGGCGAACGCGGCAACGAGATGACCGACGTGCTGGTGGAATTCCCGGAACTGGAAGACCCCAAGACCGGCGGGCCCCTGATGCACCGCACCATCCTGATCGCCAACACCAGCAACATGCCGGTGGCCGCGCGTGAAGCCAGCGTGTACACCGGCGTGACCCTCGCCGAGTACTTCCGCGACCAGGGCTACAGCGTGTCGCTGATGGCCGACAGCACCAGCCGCTGGGCCGAGGCGCTGCGCGAGATCAGCTCCCGCCTGGAAGAAATGCCCGCCGAAGAAGGCTACCCGCCCTACCTGGGCGCGAAGCTCGCCGCGTTCTACGAACGGTCCGGCGCGGTCAAGACCCTCGGCGGCGAGGACGGCGCGGTGTCCATCATCGGTGCCGTCAGCCCGGCCGGTGGCGACATGTCCGAACCCGTCACGCAGGCCACGCTGCGTATCACCGGCGCGTTCTGGCGACTGGACGCAGGCCTGGCCCGCCGCCGCCACTTCCCCGCCATCAACTGGAACGGTTCCTACTCGCTGTTCACGCCGATCCTCGACAAGTGGTACCGCGCGAACATCGCCGAGGATTTCCCCGAGCTGCGCCAGCGCATCGGCACCATCCTCCAGGAAGAAGCGTCCCTGCAGGAAGTCGTGCAGCTCGTCGGCCCCGACGCCCTGCAGGACAACGAACGCCTGATCATCGAGACCGGCCGCATGCTGCGCCAGGACTTCCTGCAGCAGAACGGCTTCGATCCGGTCGATGCCTCGGCGTCCATGCCGAAGAACTACGGCCTGATGCGGATGTTCCTGAAGTTCTACGACCAGGCCGATATCGCCCTCAAGGGCGGCGCGACCATAGACGAGATCATCCAGAGCCCCGTCATCGAGAAGCTCGCCCGCGCCCGCTACACGCCCGAGGATCAGTTCGCGGCCTACGCGGACGGCGTGCTCGGTGAACTCGATTCCACCTTCAAGGCGGTGAAAGCGTGA
- a CDS encoding V-type ATP synthase subunit F, giving the protein MRKVVVLTDHETATGFRLAGAEVVATTPEQAQQALEQLITDGDYGLVAVDTSLIPDPASSTARLMRGRELPILLPIPSLKDAFSPDTVDAKAYMGKLVRDTIGFDIKL; this is encoded by the coding sequence GTGCGTAAAGTCGTCGTATTGACCGACCACGAGACCGCCACCGGCTTCCGCCTCGCCGGGGCCGAGGTCGTGGCCACCACGCCCGAACAGGCCCAGCAGGCGCTGGAACAGCTGATCACGGACGGCGACTACGGTCTGGTGGCCGTGGACACCAGCCTGATCCCCGATCCGGCGAGCAGCACGGCCCGTCTCATGCGCGGCCGGGAACTGCCGATCCTGCTCCCCATCCCCAGCCTGAAGGACGCCTTCTCGCCCGACACCGTGGACGCCAAGGCGTACATGGGCAAACTCGTGCGCGACACCATCGGCTTCGACATCAAGCTGTAA
- a CDS encoding V-type ATPase subunit: MNNPYGYINGRVRMMRTALVESRSMDEAAGTVNYQEFLRQISETPLREDLGDATAQGAGLGQLDEALSRNSLKAIQQLRSIATGQPAQEIEALLLRYDLQNVKTLVRGVQNGRSADDIVAGLLPAGTIPWSVLQGAAQSADVPSLAQTLSVAGGKLGSILRAAVSGGASTLLDLEVALDQGYYRAVLAGVRGTNVRRYFTREIDVRNILIARQLRGGAPNARYFIPGGRDVTEADFLRIAGGDNSVSAPDLQAVTEAPDLGSAEAVARRLLDEASRNVAMADALGPGVALDFLRRKEQEIARLRLIGRAKFYGLSKDELQKELEGA, encoded by the coding sequence GTGAACAACCCCTACGGGTACATCAACGGCCGCGTGCGCATGATGCGCACCGCGCTGGTCGAGTCCCGATCCATGGATGAGGCCGCCGGCACCGTGAACTACCAGGAGTTCCTGCGCCAGATCAGCGAAACGCCTCTGCGCGAGGATCTGGGCGATGCCACCGCGCAGGGCGCCGGCCTGGGCCAGCTCGACGAGGCCCTGAGCCGCAACTCCCTGAAGGCCATCCAGCAGCTGCGCTCGATTGCCACCGGGCAACCCGCCCAGGAGATCGAGGCGCTGCTGCTGCGCTACGACCTCCAGAACGTCAAGACGCTGGTGCGCGGCGTGCAGAACGGCCGCAGCGCCGACGACATCGTGGCGGGCCTGCTTCCGGCGGGCACCATTCCCTGGAGCGTCCTGCAAGGGGCGGCCCAGAGTGCGGACGTGCCCAGCCTCGCGCAGACCCTCTCGGTCGCGGGCGGAAAACTGGGCTCCATCCTGCGCGCGGCCGTCAGCGGCGGGGCGAGCACGCTGCTCGACCTGGAAGTCGCGCTGGATCAGGGGTACTACCGCGCGGTGCTGGCGGGCGTGCGCGGCACCAACGTGCGGCGCTACTTCACCCGCGAGATCGACGTGCGCAACATCCTGATCGCGCGGCAGCTGCGCGGCGGCGCGCCCAACGCCCGGTACTTCATTCCGGGCGGGCGGGACGTGACCGAGGCCGATTTCCTGCGGATCGCGGGCGGGGACAACTCCGTGTCCGCGCCGGATCTGCAGGCCGTCACCGAGGCGCCGGATCTGGGCAGTGCCGAGGCGGTCGCCCGCCGCCTGCTGGACGAGGCGAGCCGCAACGTGGCCATGGCCGACGCCCTGGGGCCGGGCGTGGCCCTGGACTTCCTGCGCCGCAAGGAACAGGAGATCGCCCGGCTGAGATTGATCGGCCGCGCGAAGTTCTACGGTCTGAGCAAGGACGAACTGCAAAAGGAGCTGGAAGGTGCGTAA
- a CDS encoding V-type ATP synthase subunit E, giving the protein MSLGDILETEIQGEITRIREDAQAKAAQIVAQAQERARSMVESRTRALATDYAAGLTRARSAADLDANAQRLSASDSLQVQAFKAAEDYLHSATTAPEYPQVLAKLISEGLAALPSAEVIEAASAEHDAVRAALSQLGKTLELRANESVKTGVRLVGPGGKSSVQNTLLGRLNASRAELSAQVSRMLAEG; this is encoded by the coding sequence ATGAGCCTAGGGGACATTCTCGAAACCGAAATTCAGGGCGAGATCACGCGCATCCGCGAGGACGCGCAGGCGAAAGCCGCACAGATCGTCGCCCAGGCGCAGGAACGCGCCAGGAGCATGGTCGAGAGCCGCACCCGCGCTCTGGCGACCGATTACGCCGCCGGCCTGACCCGCGCGCGCTCGGCGGCCGACCTGGACGCCAACGCCCAGCGGCTCTCCGCGAGCGACAGCCTGCAGGTGCAGGCCTTCAAGGCCGCCGAGGACTACCTGCACTCGGCCACGACCGCGCCCGAGTACCCGCAGGTGCTCGCCAAGCTGATCAGCGAGGGCCTGGCCGCCCTGCCCAGCGCCGAGGTCATCGAGGCCGCCAGTGCCGAACATGACGCCGTGCGCGCCGCGCTCTCGCAGCTCGGCAAGACCCTGGAACTGCGCGCGAACGAGAGCGTCAAGACCGGCGTGCGTCTGGTCGGCCCCGGCGGCAAATCCAGCGTGCAGAACACCCTGCTGGGCCGCCTGAACGCCAGCCGCGCCGAACTGAGCGCCCAGGTCTCGCGCATGCTCGCGGAAGGCTGA
- a CDS encoding V-type ATP synthase subunit K, which translates to MKNTAFNAAKYLPALALMTFATSAFAQDAATTAATTDSTTAGLKAIGAGLALGLGAVGTGLAQGPIGAAAAGVVAERPEKFGQMAIWFFIPETLVIFGFVGFFLLK; encoded by the coding sequence ATGAAGAACACTGCTTTCAACGCCGCCAAGTACCTGCCCGCCCTCGCCCTGATGACCTTCGCCACCTCGGCCTTCGCTCAGGACGCCGCGACCACCGCTGCCACCACCGACTCCACCACCGCGGGCCTCAAGGCCATCGGCGCGGGCCTCGCGCTGGGCCTGGGCGCCGTCGGCACCGGCCTCGCGCAGGGCCCCATCGGCGCCGCCGCCGCGGGCGTCGTGGCCGAGCGTCCCGAGAAGTTCGGTCAGATGGCCATCTGGTTCTTCATCCCGGAAACGCTGGTCATCTTCGGCTTCGTCGGCTTCTTCCTCCTCAAGTAA
- a CDS encoding V-type ATP synthase subunit I — translation MINPMQQVVVAGRQSDSRAVMQALQQVGVLHIIPLEAQGFQSGPLSGQAAEDRRDAERLLARTESTLGELDASRAPRAALPAEEQWSALVEQAAGPAGALGDRETALRSDLDTQRTYADVVTALARAAGGVDRSARVAVIPLTVEQPAELQAAQDALKAELGDRFEIGTQRVSDRQTAVVVAVLKADRERARVALGKARLGELRLPGRFERLPLSEVASAFEAVARNNPQALEQVAREKAALASQHGGVLTSIRDALADRVGIDDARAQTARGKYGFVLQGYVPEDRVADMQRALEPYKQSAVYELHPVDAHHGDGVPVQLKNGAYTENFEFMLNISDPPKYGTFDPSWVVAWFFPLFFGFIVADIGFGLLFLVAALWGLAKARRGESLPIGLLGITLDPATLKRVGVVLQTMSLWSILWGFLTGEFFGNILEKLHVFYVNPELIHRVWGVTLGAGEAHETGLIPILFPRVLPEFSNTIMLICIAVGVIFMLWSWGLKAQLTYKHKHMHHFWEAVGMLGGLIGLIMLAYVSKAGQNFGALSNFGNPLVLLMIVGFIVFVIGLFASRTPLMLIELLSNGGNIISFTRLFAVGVAAAILANLATDVGWGLGGVLPIIGPLLGIILGFIVHLFLFALTILGHVMQPIRLVWVEYLNPTGFYQETGTRYAPFAPAARK, via the coding sequence GTGATCAACCCCATGCAGCAGGTGGTCGTCGCCGGCCGTCAGAGTGACAGCCGCGCGGTCATGCAGGCCCTCCAGCAGGTGGGCGTGCTGCACATCATTCCGCTGGAAGCACAGGGCTTCCAGAGCGGCCCCCTGTCCGGGCAGGCCGCCGAGGACCGTCGCGACGCCGAACGTCTGCTGGCCCGCACGGAAAGCACGCTAGGCGAACTCGACGCCTCGCGCGCCCCGCGCGCCGCCCTGCCCGCCGAGGAGCAGTGGAGCGCGCTGGTCGAGCAGGCCGCCGGTCCCGCCGGTGCGCTGGGCGACCGTGAAACCGCGCTGCGCAGCGATCTGGACACCCAGCGCACCTACGCCGACGTGGTGACCGCCCTGGCCCGCGCGGCCGGTGGCGTGGATCGCAGCGCCCGCGTGGCCGTCATTCCCCTGACGGTCGAGCAGCCGGCGGAGTTGCAGGCCGCGCAGGACGCCCTGAAGGCTGAACTCGGTGACCGCTTCGAGATCGGCACCCAGCGCGTGAGCGACCGCCAGACGGCTGTGGTTGTTGCGGTGCTCAAGGCGGACCGTGAGCGGGCCCGCGTGGCGCTCGGCAAGGCCCGCCTGGGTGAACTGAGATTGCCGGGCCGCTTCGAGCGGCTCCCGCTCTCCGAGGTCGCCTCGGCCTTCGAGGCCGTGGCGCGGAACAACCCGCAGGCGCTGGAACAGGTCGCCCGCGAGAAGGCCGCACTGGCCTCGCAGCACGGCGGCGTGCTGACCTCCATCCGCGACGCGCTGGCCGACCGGGTGGGCATCGACGACGCCCGCGCCCAGACGGCCCGCGGCAAGTACGGGTTCGTGCTCCAGGGCTACGTGCCGGAAGACCGCGTGGCCGACATGCAGCGCGCGCTGGAGCCCTACAAGCAGAGCGCCGTGTACGAACTGCACCCCGTCGACGCCCACCACGGCGACGGCGTGCCCGTGCAGCTGAAGAACGGCGCGTACACCGAGAACTTCGAGTTCATGCTGAACATCAGCGATCCCCCGAAGTACGGCACCTTCGATCCGTCATGGGTCGTGGCGTGGTTCTTCCCACTGTTCTTCGGCTTCATCGTCGCGGACATCGGCTTCGGCCTGCTGTTCCTGGTGGCCGCTCTGTGGGGCCTCGCCAAGGCCCGGCGCGGCGAGAGCCTGCCGATCGGCCTGCTGGGTATCACCCTCGATCCCGCGACCCTCAAGCGCGTGGGTGTGGTGCTGCAGACCATGAGCCTGTGGAGCATCCTGTGGGGCTTCCTCACGGGCGAGTTCTTCGGCAACATCCTGGAGAAGCTGCACGTCTTCTACGTCAATCCCGAGCTGATCCACCGCGTCTGGGGCGTCACGCTGGGCGCCGGGGAAGCGCACGAGACGGGCCTCATCCCGATCCTCTTCCCGCGCGTGCTGCCCGAATTCAGCAACACCATCATGCTGATCTGCATCGCCGTGGGCGTGATCTTCATGCTGTGGAGCTGGGGCCTCAAGGCGCAGCTCACGTACAAGCACAAGCACATGCACCACTTCTGGGAAGCGGTGGGCATGCTGGGCGGCCTGATCGGCCTGATCATGCTTGCCTACGTGTCCAAGGCCGGGCAGAACTTCGGGGCGCTCTCGAACTTCGGCAATCCCCTCGTGCTGCTGATGATCGTGGGCTTCATCGTGTTCGTGATCGGCCTGTTCGCCAGCCGCACCCCGCTGATGCTGATCGAGCTGCTCTCCAACGGCGGCAACATCATCTCCTTTACCCGACTGTTCGCGGTCGGCGTGGCCGCCGCGATCCTCGCGAACCTCGCCACCGACGTCGGCTGGGGCCTGGGCGGCGTGCTCCCGATCATCGGGCCGCTGCTGGGCATCATCCTGGGCTTCATCGTCCACCTGTTCCTGTTCGCCCTGACGATCCTGGGTCACGTCATGCAGCCCATCCGACTCGTCTGGGTCGAATACCTCAACCCCACCGGCTTCTACCAGGAAACCGGCACCCGCTACGCTCCCTTTGCCCCCGCGGCACGGAAATAA
- a CDS encoding V-type ATPase subunit subunit G family protein produces the protein MDVSSRVLSELASREAALDAQIEAARAQAKQTVDAAEAQAAGIVRDAEAQVKALQAAHEQKLSAEMQSIRDAARAQAGEQAQATRTRAGDKLGQAVETIMRAVLP, from the coding sequence TTGGACGTCTCAAGTCGAGTCTTAAGTGAACTGGCCAGCCGGGAAGCGGCGCTGGACGCGCAGATCGAAGCGGCTCGCGCGCAGGCAAAGCAGACCGTGGACGCTGCCGAGGCGCAGGCGGCCGGCATTGTGCGGGACGCGGAGGCTCAGGTGAAGGCCCTCCAGGCCGCGCACGAGCAGAAGCTGTCCGCAGAAATGCAGTCGATCCGTGACGCGGCAAGGGCGCAGGCGGGCGAGCAGGCGCAGGCCACGCGAACCCGCGCTGGCGACAAGCTGGGCCAGGCGGTGGAAACCATCATGAGGGCGGTGCTGCCGTGA